The following is a genomic window from Microbulbifer sp. MKSA007.
CATCCAACTTGGACGGCCAATTTTGGGAGCAGGGCCGATAGCTTCAATAACGTCTGCAGGAACAAGGCTTGGAACTTTTAGGTAGTTGCTAAGCGTTCCCTTGGATCTAGCGCCAATAGCACGAATAACTACCTCAGACGGATAGTCTACCTTTAGCCTCGCTGCAAACAATGCTGTCTCAATGAATGAGAGGTTCTTTCTCTCATGGTTCTCTTGACCCTGCGCTATTACTAGTTGTTCGTTGGACAGATCCTGGACAACAGCCTTAAGCATGACATCTAGCTCAAGACATGCTTTCCAACGACGATGACCGTAAGCAATCTGAAACTTGTCCGGTTCTCCCATTACAGGACGGACCAAAACAGCTACTTGTTGACCATCTTGTTTGATAGACGCTTTAAGCTGTTCAAAGTCTTCGTCATGATCGGAGGGTAACCGGTCTTGAACAATAGATGGGATACACTTGTGGGGATCAATGCTTTGAACCTGATCTCGACTAACAACACCACTAGTCCTGCCAACCTCTGAAAGAGCATCTGTCATCAAGCCTAATGGGCTGGTTCTACTGACTTTAGTCTTAGTGCTTTCGCTTGGTGCGGGGCTGGGATTTGTCGGTTTTGACACATCTCCACTGATAATGGAGTTCAACAGCTTTCTGCTTTCACTACGCTTAGTTGTCATAGTCTACCCCATCCGCGCAAAATGATTTTTTCAATTTCAGCATTTGCTTGATTCATGAACTCGATTGCACGGTCGTATGTCTTTGGATTGAACTGATTTCGATCAGATTCATAAAGTGTTAGCTGACGGGTTCTGGCTTCCTCAACTGCAGTCGTATTAACCATTGAATGGTCCAGCACGTTCTTCAGATAGGTGCGGAGAATTTTCGAAACGTCATTTTGTGGCGTACTCGCTGTGTTGAAGCGAGTGATCAAATAGTGCAGCGTTTTATCCGTGATGTACTCTGACCCTAAAGCTCGCTTGATCGCCGCTTCGTACTGTTCTTGGTGAGTAATAGAGGTCATCAAATACTGGGCCATGGATTCACAATCTAGCATTTGTGGCTGGATAGTGAGGAGCAAATGATTAGAGGCTCCAATAGCAGCATTCGATAGATAACCTAGGTTTGGAGCTGTATCGCAAACCACAACATCATACTGATCTTGAACGTCAGTCAACGCAGCCTGAAGGCGCAAGAAATATAGCCTTTGAAGTGACATCCCTCGCATCTTTACTCTCAGACTATCAACTTC
Proteins encoded in this region:
- the repB gene encoding plasmid partitioning protein RepB, with translation MTTKRSESRKLLNSIISGDVSKPTNPSPAPSESTKTKVSRTSPLGLMTDALSEVGRTSGVVSRDQVQSIDPHKCIPSIVQDRLPSDHDEDFEQLKASIKQDGQQVAVLVRPVMGEPDKFQIAYGHRRWKACLELDVMLKAVVQDLSNEQLVIAQGQENHERKNLSFIETALFAARLKVDYPSEVVIRAIGARSKGTLSNYLKVPSLVPADVIEAIGPAPKIGRPSWMKLGELIDQNPAHAGKLAKLLNPIKSSTQWRNGDSDERFRLVLKAAQNNLAGKKRPTKKEPSTLLFSGGDLAEYSNTAKGASFVWKGKFGQEFGEYLIDQLPDLVKRFDELKKEET
- a CDS encoding AAA family ATPase; amino-acid sequence: MSCVNFKGGSAKSTTAVHFAQYLALKGYRVLLADLDPQGSTSGMMGIVPERVTHDQSLYAAIRYDNPRPMSEVAQKTYFENLDIVPSGLWVADWEFDAPRVTTSTMEEEREMRLRLAELENSLASGNLPRSEFERLSQEVDSLRVKMRGMSLQRLYFLRLQAALTDVQDQYDVVVCDTAPNLGYLSNAAIGASNHLLLTIQPQMLDCESMAQYLMTSITHQEQYEAAIKRALGSEYITDKTLHYLITRFNTASTPQNDVSKILRTYLKNVLDHSMVNTTAVEEARTRQLTLYESDRNQFNPKTYDRAIEFMNQANAEIEKIILRGWGRL